A window of the Lolium perenne isolate Kyuss_39 chromosome 7, Kyuss_2.0, whole genome shotgun sequence genome harbors these coding sequences:
- the LOC127312396 gene encoding mavicyanin translates to MEIRRHALVIAVAVAVIASFARVAAAATSYTVGAPDGLWDMQTDYAEWVAARTFHPGDNITFTYSRELHDVVEVGKAGYDACSSANNVSAFRSGNDVISLTAVGTRYFLCGLTGHCDSGMKIRIDVAATTAGPTAAPPPTTSAAGNTVAGAGRGALLVAQALVGSMAFW, encoded by the exons ATGGAGATTAGGAGACATGCTCTGGTGATCgccgtggcggtggcggtgatcgCCTCTTTTGCTCGggtggcagcggcggcgacgAGCTACACGGTCGGGGCTCCGGACGGGCTGTGGGACATGCAAACCGACTACGCCGAATGGGTTGCCGCCAGGACGTTCCACCCTGGCGACAACATCA CGTTCACGTACTCGCGGGAGCTGCACGACGTGGTGGAGGTGGGCAAGGCCGGATACGACGCCTGCTCCAGCGCCAACAACGTCTCCGCCTTCCGCTCCGGCAACGACGTCATTTCCCTCACCGCCGTCGGCACGCGCTACTTTCTCTGCGGCCTCACTGGCCACTGCGACAGCGGCATGAAGATCAGGATCGACGTCGCCGCCACGACCGCTGGTCccacggccgcgccgccgccgactaCGTCCGCCGCAGGGAACACCGTCGCTGGAGCTGGGCGTGGGGCGCTCCTCGTGGCGCAGGCTCTCGTTGGCAGCATGGCCTTCTGGTGA